In the genome of Campylobacter helveticus, the window TAAAAGATTAAATTAGAGGTGTGGTTTAACTACCTCTCTCACACATCCTCTCAAATTCCCCATAATACTTCCACGAAGCTACGATGTCAGGGCGATTTGCTTTAATGTGGGTAAATTCTTTGTCAAATACTTTTTTAAATATCAAAGCCTCTTGTCTATGTGTTTTAAAATAAGTTAAAATATCTGTTTCTTTTTGAAAATGCTTTTCATAAGCTTTATATTTATCGCTTAAGCAAAGTATAAAGTCATTTAGGTAGGATTTTGCTTTTCGAAATAATTTTTCATCTTTTTTTAATTTCAAAAATTCTTCATTTGACATAGTAAAATCCACAATTTTTAAAATTTCATAATCTTTAGAAAAAATTTCTTTTGCGATACTTTGGCGCGATGGACATTTGTGTAAAAATTTAAGTCCTATGTTTATATTTAAAAATTCTTCATTTAAGGAAATTTGCATTGTAAGAGGAATAATGTATGTTAAAAGATTAAATTTCTTTTCTTTCAAATACCCCTCCAAGCTCTCTAATCTTTCCTCATCTAAGTCTTTATCAAAAAACTTGGCATAAAACCTCATACTTTCCATTACTTTATCGGAATTAACTTCATTAGCATCCATGTAATATACTTGTTTTTCGCAAATTTCAGCTGTGCTAGTATAGGAGAAATTGACATTTTTAGCACATTCTATTAAATAAGGCATAGTTTCTTCTGTATTGGGATACAAAGAATAATTGTGAAATCTTCTCCTATCTAAAACTTCGTCAATGTTATCATTAAGATGAAAAGTTGTGTTTTCTATCATGGCGACATCTCTATATCCTCCGTGATTAACCATAGTTTTCAAACGACTTATAGGGTCTCTTACTAATATCAAAAAAGGTAAATGTGAAGCAAGATAGATTTTTTTATAATCTTGCTGTATGTCATATCTACCAAAAAATTTAGAAAAAACAGCAGCATCTTTTTGCTTTATGGAATAGAAGTTTGAAATATAAAGCTGATCCCACTCACCTGTTACAAAAATAGAACTTAGATCAAAGCTTTTTGTAAAAAAATCCCAAATTGTTCCATGAGCAGAAGCTCCAAAAATGAAAAAGACGGCTTTATAAACTCTCGGCAAAGGCAAATTCATTTCCCAAGCTTTTTCAGCAGGAATTTTCTCATAATTTAAAATATAATTTTCATCATTAAGCTTGTCAGGGTCTAACAAAGGAGGATAAGGGTGGTTTTCCCTTTCATATTTGTCTTTAAATTCTTTAGAATTGAGCCATAAATTGACTTCATCAAAATGTTGTGAGACAAAAGATAAATTTTGTAAAAGTAAAATTTTTAAAGGAATATAAGGTGTTTTTAAAAGAGGTTTTACTTCTTTATAGGCTTTTAAATTTGAAGATTTAAGTAAGGTTTTTATGAGTAAGAAAGAAAATTGAAATTTTAAAGTGCAGGGCTTACTACCCCCCCCCCCCCCACAAGTGTTTCAACTTGGTAAGAACAATAATTGATAAATCTTTTTATCGTTGCAATCAATGTGATAGTTGACTGGTTCATTTTTTCCTCGTGTTAAAGATTTTATTTAGGTTTTATCTAAATTTGAATAAGTATAAAACAAAACAATAAATAATATTTAAAATTAAGTCTTAATTTAAAACTCGAAATTAAATATTTGTATGGGTAAATTTAAGAAATTTGTTATCAATAAGGTAGAAATTATTACTTTTTGTAACTTTTTACACAAACAAAAATATCAAGTTATTTTAATTTTTTTTTACAATAAATGTTACCAAAAGTAATATTTTGTTTTGATTGTTTGAAAATATTTTTTCTTTTTTAGATTTATTAATTAAAGTTATTTTAAATTTTTAAATAAAAAGGAGAAGTGATGAAAACACAAGAAGTGGTTATAATGGCTGCAAAAAGGACAGCTATCGGCTCTTTTTTAGGCAGTTTAAAGCAGACAACAGCCGTCCAGCTTGCAAGTTCACTTTCTCAATCTTTGCTTGATGAAGTGGGATTAGATAAAAATTTGATTGATGAGCTTATTTTGGGACAAGTTTTGGGGGCGGGTTGTGGGCAAAATGTGGCGCGACAAGTTCTTATAAATAGTGGTGTAAGCTTGGAAAAAACGGCTTTTGTTGTTAATATGCTTTGCGGTTCGGGCTTAAAAGCTGTCCAGCTTGGCTTTGACTCGATTCGTTTTAATAATGCAAATATGCTTTTATGTGGCGGTGTTGAAAATATGTCTTTATCGCCTTTTTTACTTGAAAATGCTAGGCTTGGTTATAAAATGGGGCATCAAAATTTAATCGATAGTATGATTAAAGATGGAATTTGGTGTGCTTTGAGTGATTGTCATATGGGCATTACCGCAGAAAATTTAGCTAAAAAATATGAGCTTTCACGCGAAGAGCAAGACGAATTTGCGCTCAATTCTCAATTAAAAGCCTCAAAAGCTATTGAAAATAAAGCCTTTGGGGCGGAAATTTTGCCTTTAAAAATTCAAGATAAGAAAAAAGAATTTATCTTTAGTGAAGATGAATTTGTGCGTAAAGATGCAAATTTAGAAGCTTTATCGCGTTTAAAACCTGCCTTTGATAAAAATGGCTCTGTTACCGCTGGTAACTCTTCGGGGGTTAATGATGGGGCAGCTATGTTATTGTTAAGTTCTAAAGAGAAAGCACTTGAGTTAAATTTACCCATTTTAGCGAAGCTTAAAGGTTTTGCTAGTGTGGGTGTAGAGCCTAGCATTATGGGTATAGGTGCGGCTTTTGCGGCGAAAAAGGTGCTTAAAGAACTTGATTTAAGTATTGATGATATGGAGCTTATAGAGGCAAATGAAGCTTTTGCAGCCCAAAGTTTAGCCACGCTTAGAGAGCTTGGGGCTGATGTAAATAGGGTAAATGTTAATGGTGGGGCTATTGCTTTGGGACATCCCATAGGTGCGAGTGGAGCAAGGATATTGGTAAGTCTTATTTATGCCTTAAGAGCTAGGGGCAAAAATTTAGGTTTGGCGACTTTGTGCGTTGGTGGCGGACAGGGAATTGCTGCTGTAGTTGAGATAGAAAGGTAAAAATGAATAAAATAATTACAAATTTAGATCTTGCTTTTAAAGACATAAAAGACGGCGTAACGCTTTTGGTTGGGGGTTTTGGTTTATGTGGGATACCTGAGTATGCCATTGCAAAAATTAAAGAACTTGGGGTTAAAAATTTAACCATAGTGAGTAATAATTGTGGCGTAGATGATTTTGGCTTGGGAATTTTGCTTCAAAACAAGCAAATTAAAAAAATCATCGCTTCTTATGTGGGGGAGAATAAAACTTTCGAGCAGCAATTTATCAACGGTGAAATTGAAGTTATCCTTACACCCCAAGGCACATTAGCCGAGCAGCTTCGAGCAGGGGGAGCTGGTATAGCGGGCTTTTATACGCAAACGGGTGTGGGGACTTTGGTCGCAGAAGGTAAAGAGCATAAGGAATTTGAGGGGAAAACTTATATTTTAGAAAAAGCGATTAAGGGGGATTTTGCTTTGGTTAAGGCGCAAAAGGCAGATAGATTTGGAAATCTTATCTTCAATAAAACGGCGAGAAATTTTAACCCTCTTTGTGCGATGGCGGGCAAAATTACCCTAGCAGAAGTGGAAGAAATCGTCGATGAAATCGAGTCTGATAGTGTCCATTTGAGCGGAATTTATGTCGATTTTGTCTATTGTGGCGAAAATTATGAAAAGCGCATAGAAAAAATCATCACAAAAGGATAAAAGATGTCAAAAGAACTTATAGTTAAACGAGCAGCTAGAGAAATTCAAAATGGAATGTATATTAATCTTGGTATAGGTATTCCTACGCTTATCGCCGATGAGATAGAAAAGCTAAATTTAAAGGTCTTTTTGCAGTCGGAAAATGGGCTTTTGGGTATAGGTGCTTATCCCACTAAGGAGCAAGTGGATGCAGATTTGATTAATGCGGGCAAGGAAACTGTTACGGCAGTCAAGGGCGCTAGCTTTTTTGATAGTGCTGAGAGCTTTGCAATGATACGCGGTGGGCATATTGACTTGGCGATTTTGGGAGGAATGGAAGTGTCTCAAAGTGGAGATTTGGCTAACTATATGATACCGGGCAAACTTGTCAAAGGAATGGGTGGGGCTATGGATTTAGTAAGCGGTGCTAAAAGTATAGTGGTGGTTATGGAGCATACGAATAAACACGGAGAAAGTAAGGTAAAGAAGAAATGCGGCTTACCTTTGACGGGAAAAGCTGTGGTTCATAAACTCATTACAGAGCTTGGAGTTTTTGAATTTGAAAATAATGAAATGTTTTTGGTGGAATTAATGCAAGGGGTTAGTTTGGAAGAATTACAAGCTAAAACCGAAGCGGAATTTAAAGTCAGGCTAGGAGGTGTTTAATGTTAAAATCCTTTACTCAAATTTGTGTCAATTTAGCGTCAAAATGGCTTCCTGATTCTTTTGTTTTAGTGGTTGTTTTGACGCTTTTTGTTTTTTTATCGGTGTTGGGTTTTACAAGTCAAGAGCCTTTGCAAATCGTGCAAAACTGGGGTAATGGTGCTTGGAATTTACTTGCTTTTTCTATGCAAATGGCTTTAGTGTTAGTTTTAGGGCAAGCCCTAGCAAGTGCGAAAATCATATCCACTTTTTTGCAAAGACTTGCTGATATACCTAAGGGTTATTTTAGTGCGATTTTGATGGTAAGTTTTCTTGGGCTTGTGGCTAATCTTATAAATTGGGGATTTGGACTGGTTATATCGGCGATTTTTGCAAAGGAAATTGCAAAAAAAGTTAGGGGTGTGGATTATCGTTTGCTCATTGCGGCGGCTTATTCTGGTTTTGTGGTGTGGCACGGCGGACTTTCAGGCTCTATACCGCTGACCTTATCGAGTGGAGGCGAAGCTTTATCGAAAAGCACAGCGGGAATTTTGAGTGAGAGTATCCCTAGCTCTATGACGATATTTTCAAGCTTTAATCTTACCATCATCGCTATTATTGTTTTATGCTTACCTTTTTTACTTGCCTTTATCCACCCAACTAAAGAGAACACTTTAGAAATTGACAAAAGGCTTTTAGAGCGAGAAAATAAAGACTTAAAGATTATCAATCATAGCAAGGATAAAAGTTTAGCCGTCTGGCTTGAAAATAGTTTTTTAGTTAGTGTTGCTATTTCTACTTTGGGTTTTGTTTATATCGTGTCGCATTTTGCTAAGGGTGGGGATTTAGATTTAAATGTTTTAAATATGATTTTTCTATTTTTGGGAATTTTATTACACAAAAAACCTGCCTTGTATATCAAAGCTATCAATACTGCTGCTAAAAATGCGGCAGGAATTTTACTGCAATTTCCTTTTTATGCGGGAATTATCGGTATGATGGTCGCTGGTGGGGAGCAGAGTTTGGCAAGTGTGTTATCGCATTTTTTTATCAGTATTTCAAATTCTAATACTTTTGCACTTTTTGCTTTTTGGAGTGCAGGTTTTGTTAATATTTTTGTGCCATCAGGCGGAGGGCAGTGGGCTGTGCAAGCGCCGATTATGATACCTGCTGGACTAGAGCTTGGTATAAGTCCTGCGGTAACTTCTATGGCTATTGCTTGGGGAGATGCTTGGACTAATATGATTCAGCCTTTTTGGGCTTTACCTGCTCTTGCTATTGCGGGACTTGGTGCGAAAGATATTATGGGCTATTGTGTCATCACTCTTCTTTTTACAGGTTTGGTAATTAGTCTTGGATTTTTATTTTTGGTTTAATAGGTGGGTTGAAACTCACTTATTAAACTAGGTTATTTTGGAATTTTTTAGTTTATTAGGTTGATGTAGATGTGGCTATTCAAACATAGGCTCTAAAAGTGTGTCTAAGTAGGCATTTGCGTCAAATTCATATAAATCGTCCATTTTTTCTCCCACACCCACATAAAAAATAGGCAGTTCAAGCTCTCTAGCTATGCTAAAAAGTGCGCCTCCCTTTGCTGTGCCATCAAGTTTTGTGATGATAACCCCATCAAGTTTTACTAGCTCATTGAAAGCTTTTGCTTGTAAAATCCCCGCATTACCTTGTGTGCCGTCAAGCACGAGGATTTTTTTATGCGGAGCACCATCCATAGCTTTAGAGCAAATTCTTACGATTTTTTCTAATTCATTGGCTAAATTTTTTTGATTTTGCAATCTTCCAGCCGTATCGAGTATAACCCTATCAAAGTCCCTTGCTTTAGCCTTTGAAATGGTATCAAAAGCTACGGCTGATGGGTCGTGTCCTTGATTTGAAAGGACGATTTCAACATTGATTTTTTCAGCCCATAAACGAAGCTGTTCAATTGCCCCTGCACGAAAAGTATCGCAAGCTCCTAAAATGACTTTTTGATTTTGTTTTTTATATAAATTTGCAAGTTTAGCTATGCTTGTGGTTTTACCTGCTCCATTAACGCCTAAGATAAGCTCTACAAAAGGTTTTTGTGTGCTAAATTCAGGTTTTTCATAAAGAAAATATGCCCCCATAACGCGTTTTAAATCATCTTTTTTAACCTCTTCGCTCGGCGGTAGATAGTAAATTATTTCCTCAACTATGTCATAACTTACATCCGCTTCAAGCAAAATTTCTTCTAGCAAATCTTTAGAAATCTTGTTGTTTGCTTTTGTTTTTGTGATGTTTTCTAAAGTTTTTGCTAGGCTTTTTTTAAAAAAATTTAGCATTATATCGCCTCTAAAATGTCGATTTCAAGCATTTCCACAGGCACAACTCCTAAGTAATGTTTAAATAATTTTCCATCTTTTGCGTATAAAAACATCGTAGGAATTCCATTGATTCCGCCTAAGGCTTTTGCAAAGAGATAGTTTCCTTCTCCACTAGCTATTTTATAATGCAAATTATTTTGTGCGTTAAAAGCTGCTAAGTCTTCAGGACTTTTATCTTCAAGCAAAATGCTTATGATTTGGAGCTGGTCTTGATATTTTTCTTTTAATTTATTTAAATGTGGCACTTGAGAAATGCAAGGCTTACACCAAGTTGTAAAAAAGATAAAAAGCGTAGCCTTATCTTGTGTATCAAACTGCATTTTCCCATCTTTGACTTGGATAAAAAGCGTGGTGCCATCATTTAAGCTTAAGTCAAAATTATAATTTTCTCCCTGAGTAAAACTTGCTTCAGTTGTAGAATTTAAATCTTTAGCTTCTTTTTCTTCACTACTACACGCTGTGAAAAATAAAAGTAAAATGAGCGTTAAAAGTATCTTTTGCATTAAATTTCAAACTTTCCTTTTGTTGTAAAATGCTAAAATTATAACCAAGTAAGAGTAAATAAAGGATTTGTATGCAAAAAGAACTTTTTAGGCAAGTTCAAAAAAAAAGATTAAAACAAAATGCTAAATTGCACTATAAAAATGATTATTTTATCTTTAAAGAATGTCTTAGAATTATCCGTTTTTATAAGGCGAAAAATGTGCTGATTTTTTTGCCACTATCTTATGAACCAAATTTGGTGCGTTTTCGTAGAATTTTGAGTCAAAATTGCAAACTTTTTGCTCCATTTATGCAAGATAAAAGTTTAAAGATTGTAAAATTAAGGCTACCTTTTTTTAAAAAAAGGTTTGGGGTTTTAGAGCCAAATAATTCTTTTTTTGATACCACGCTTGATGTGGCTTTTGTGCCTGTGATAGGCATAGATAAAGATATGAAAAGAATAGGACACGGCGAGGGTTTTTATGACAGATTTTTCGCAAATTTAAAACATAAGCCTTTGGTCGTTTTTGTGCAAAGTATCACAGCTTTGAGTGAAAAAAAAATAACACAAGAATATGATATGAGTGCAAATTTTTATCTAAGCCCTTATAGAAAATATTTTAAGAGAGATTTAAAAAATGATAGCATTAACCGCATTTATCGCCGTTTTAATCGGTGTGGGACTTGGGTATTTAGTCGCTAAGAAAATCAATGACGCCAAACACGAAATTTTTATCACACAAGCAAAAGCAAAGGCAAAAGCCATAGAATACGAAGCCGAGCTTGTTTTAAAAGATGCGAAAAATTCCGTTTTAAATGCCGAACTTGAAGCAAAAAAGCGTTACGAGGAAAAAGCACATAAGAATCAAAAAGATTTTAACCATAAGCTTGATGAGCTACATAAAAAAGAGCAAAAACTTTCACGCTATGAAGAACAGGTGCGTGTGCAAGAAGAAGAGATTGCTAAAAATAAAAGAGAAATGCAAGACTTACGCGATGATAGTTTAAAGCTTAAAAAGCTTTATCAAGATAAGCTTGATGAGACTTTAAGGGTGCTTGAGCATTCTGCTGGTTTAACGCAAAATGAGGCTAAAAATTTACTTTTAAAAAAGGTTGAGGAAAGCTCACGTGCTGAAATCGCTCACATCGTGCGTAAATATGAAGAGGAAGCGAAAAGTGAGGCAAAGAGAAAGGCAAATTATATCATCGCTCAAGCGACTTCGCGTTTTGCTGGGGAATTTGCTGCGGAAAGACTTATTAATGTTATTAACATTAAAAGCGATGAGTTAAAGGGTAGGATTATCGGCAAAGAGGGGCGTAATGTTAAAACTCTTGAAATGGTTTTAGGGGTGGATATTATCATTGATGATACCCCGGGTGCTATTATAGTGAGTTGTTTTAATCTCTACCGCCGTGCCATTGCGACTAAGGTGATTGAACTTTTGGTCGAAGATGGACGCATACAACCTGCACGCATTGAAGAAATTTATGAAAAAGTTTGTAAAGAATTTGAAAATAGTATTTTGGAAGAGGGACAAACTATCATTATGGATTTGGGGCTTGGCAAAATGCATCCTGAAATCGCCAAGCTCATCGGTAAGCTCAAATACCGCGCAAGTTATGGACAAAACGCCCTTGCGCATTCTTTGGAGGTTGCACATTTGGCGGGTATTATTGCGGCTGAGTGTGGAGGCGATGAGACTTTAGCAAGAAGGGCGGGAATTTTACACGATATAGGCAAGGCTTTAACTCACGATTTTGAAGGCTCTCATGTGGATTTAGGGGCGGAGCTTTGTAAGCGTTATAAAGAACATCCAGCGGTGATTAACGCTATTTACGCACACCACGGACACGAAGATGCTTTAAGTATAGAATGTGCCGCCGTTTGCACGGCTGATACGCTAAGTGCGGCAAGACCTGGTGCTAGACGCGAAGTTTTAGAAGCTTTTTTAAAGAGGGTAAATGAGCTTGAGGACATTGCTAAGAGTAAAGAAGGCATTAAAAACGCTTATGCGATTAATGCTGGGCGTGAGATTAGGGTGATTGCAAATGCAAAGCTTGTTAATGACGATGAAGCGACACTTTTAGCAAAAGAAATTGCTGCTGAGATACAAGAGAAAATGCAATATCCGGGCGAAATTAAAGTTAATGTCATACGCGAATTAAGAGCTGTAGAATACGCTAAATAGGACATTTATGCAAGATATGATTGATACGCTTTTGCGTTATGGTTATGTGATTTTATTTGTTTATTCTCTGGGAGGGGGAATGGTAGGAATTTTAGCGGCTGGAGTTTTAAGCTCACTTGGTAAAATGGAGCTTCAATGGTGTATTTTGGTTGCTTTTGTTGCGAATACTTTAGGCTCGACCTTGCTTTATATGATGGGAAAATATGGCAAAAAAGACTTAATGCCTTATTTTAAAAAACATCGCCGCAAACTTGCTCTTGCTATGCTTAAAATGAAGCAATACGGCACAACCTTACTCTTTATTCAAAAATTTGTTTATGGTTTAAAAACCTTTATCCCCATAGCTGCAGCTCTTGCGAAGTATGATTTTAAAAAATTTCTTATCGTTAATACTTTAGCAAGTTTGCTTTGGGCTGGAATTTTAGGCTATGTGGCTTTTAGTTTTGGATATTTAGTCGAAAAAATCTTTGAGGAATTTGGGCGTTATAGTTACGCTACGCCTTTATTTTTAGTGGTTTTAGTTGCACTTATTTGGTTTTATCTCGTGCGTTTTTCTAAAAAATAATGCTTCTTAGAAATTCTTTTTTGACATCTTTAAAAGAATTTCTTTTTTTAATCTTAGCTTGTGGGCTTATCTTTCTTTTTAATGTAACTTTAGAATATCAAAAATTTTTAAACTTTAAAGAGCAAAAACACTTTTTCATTAAAGAAGCAAAGCTTGAAAATATTTATGCGAAATTTAAGAAAAATGGCAAAAAATATTTTGTTTTAAAACTAAAGGCGAGGGATTTTAATTTTTACACGACCACTTATAAGGATTTAAATTTAAGTAAAAATGAGCTTTTAAGTTTAAAAATTATTAATGAAGATGTCAATTTTAAGGACTATCTTGCTAAAAGTTTCTATGCTCCAAGTTATGATTTTGAAATCCT includes:
- a CDS encoding CoA transferase subunit A; translated protein: MNKIITNLDLAFKDIKDGVTLLVGGFGLCGIPEYAIAKIKELGVKNLTIVSNNCGVDDFGLGILLQNKQIKKIIASYVGENKTFEQQFINGEIEVILTPQGTLAEQLRAGGAGIAGFYTQTGVGTLVAEGKEHKEFEGKTYILEKAIKGDFALVKAQKADRFGNLIFNKTARNFNPLCAMAGKITLAEVEEIVDEIESDSVHLSGIYVDFVYCGENYEKRIEKIITKG
- a CDS encoding short-chain fatty acid transporter, with protein sequence MLKSFTQICVNLASKWLPDSFVLVVVLTLFVFLSVLGFTSQEPLQIVQNWGNGAWNLLAFSMQMALVLVLGQALASAKIISTFLQRLADIPKGYFSAILMVSFLGLVANLINWGFGLVISAIFAKEIAKKVRGVDYRLLIAAAYSGFVVWHGGLSGSIPLTLSSGGEALSKSTAGILSESIPSSMTIFSSFNLTIIAIIVLCLPFLLAFIHPTKENTLEIDKRLLERENKDLKIINHSKDKSLAVWLENSFLVSVAISTLGFVYIVSHFAKGGDLDLNVLNMIFLFLGILLHKKPALYIKAINTAAKNAAGILLQFPFYAGIIGMMVAGGEQSLASVLSHFFISISNSNTFALFAFWSAGFVNIFVPSGGGQWAVQAPIMIPAGLELGISPAVTSMAIAWGDAWTNMIQPFWALPALAIAGLGAKDIMGYCVITLLFTGLVISLGFLFLV
- a CDS encoding 3-oxoacid CoA-transferase subunit B, which encodes MSKELIVKRAAREIQNGMYINLGIGIPTLIADEIEKLNLKVFLQSENGLLGIGAYPTKEQVDADLINAGKETVTAVKGASFFDSAESFAMIRGGHIDLAILGGMEVSQSGDLANYMIPGKLVKGMGGAMDLVSGAKSIVVVMEHTNKHGESKVKKKCGLPLTGKAVVHKLITELGVFEFENNEMFLVELMQGVSLEELQAKTEAEFKVRLGGV
- a CDS encoding thiolase family protein, giving the protein MKTQEVVIMAAKRTAIGSFLGSLKQTTAVQLASSLSQSLLDEVGLDKNLIDELILGQVLGAGCGQNVARQVLINSGVSLEKTAFVVNMLCGSGLKAVQLGFDSIRFNNANMLLCGGVENMSLSPFLLENARLGYKMGHQNLIDSMIKDGIWCALSDCHMGITAENLAKKYELSREEQDEFALNSQLKASKAIENKAFGAEILPLKIQDKKKEFIFSEDEFVRKDANLEALSRLKPAFDKNGSVTAGNSSGVNDGAAMLLLSSKEKALELNLPILAKLKGFASVGVEPSIMGIGAAFAAKKVLKELDLSIDDMELIEANEAFAAQSLATLRELGADVNRVNVNGGAIALGHPIGASGARILVSLIYALRARGKNLGLATLCVGGGQGIAAVVEIER
- a CDS encoding DedA family protein; protein product: MQDMIDTLLRYGYVILFVYSLGGGMVGILAAGVLSSLGKMELQWCILVAFVANTLGSTLLYMMGKYGKKDLMPYFKKHRRKLALAMLKMKQYGTTLLFIQKFVYGLKTFIPIAAALAKYDFKKFLIVNTLASLLWAGILGYVAFSFGYLVEKIFEEFGRYSYATPLFLVVLVALIWFYLVRFSKK
- a CDS encoding DUF2972 domain-containing protein, with the translated sequence MLDPDKLNDENYILNYEKIPAEKAWEMNLPLPRVYKAVFFIFGASAHGTIWDFFTKSFDLSSIFVTGEWDQLYISNFYSIKQKDAAVFSKFFGRYDIQQDYKKIYLASHLPFLILVRDPISRLKTMVNHGGYRDVAMIENTTFHLNDNIDEVLDRRRFHNYSLYPNTEETMPYLIECAKNVNFSYTSTAEICEKQVYYMDANEVNSDKVMESMRFYAKFFDKDLDEERLESLEGYLKEKKFNLLTYIIPLTMQISLNEEFLNINIGLKFLHKCPSRQSIAKEIFSKDYEILKIVDFTMSNEEFLKLKKDEKLFRKAKSYLNDFILCLSDKYKAYEKHFQKETDILTYFKTHRQEALIFKKVFDKEFTHIKANRPDIVASWKYYGEFERMCERGS
- a CDS encoding TlpA family protein disulfide reductase — translated: MQKILLTLILLLFFTACSSEEKEAKDLNSTTEASFTQGENYNFDLSLNDGTTLFIQVKDGKMQFDTQDKATLFIFFTTWCKPCISQVPHLNKLKEKYQDQLQIISILLEDKSPEDLAAFNAQNNLHYKIASGEGNYLFAKALGGINGIPTMFLYAKDGKLFKHYLGVVPVEMLEIDILEAI
- the rny gene encoding ribonuclease Y, translating into MIALTAFIAVLIGVGLGYLVAKKINDAKHEIFITQAKAKAKAIEYEAELVLKDAKNSVLNAELEAKKRYEEKAHKNQKDFNHKLDELHKKEQKLSRYEEQVRVQEEEIAKNKREMQDLRDDSLKLKKLYQDKLDETLRVLEHSAGLTQNEAKNLLLKKVEESSRAEIAHIVRKYEEEAKSEAKRKANYIIAQATSRFAGEFAAERLINVINIKSDELKGRIIGKEGRNVKTLEMVLGVDIIIDDTPGAIIVSCFNLYRRAIATKVIELLVEDGRIQPARIEEIYEKVCKEFENSILEEGQTIIMDLGLGKMHPEIAKLIGKLKYRASYGQNALAHSLEVAHLAGIIAAECGGDETLARRAGILHDIGKALTHDFEGSHVDLGAELCKRYKEHPAVINAIYAHHGHEDALSIECAAVCTADTLSAARPGARREVLEAFLKRVNELEDIAKSKEGIKNAYAINAGREIRVIANAKLVNDDEATLLAKEIAAEIQEKMQYPGEIKVNVIRELRAVEYAK
- a CDS encoding 5-formyltetrahydrofolate cyclo-ligase — protein: MQKELFRQVQKKRLKQNAKLHYKNDYFIFKECLRIIRFYKAKNVLIFLPLSYEPNLVRFRRILSQNCKLFAPFMQDKSLKIVKLRLPFFKKRFGVLEPNNSFFDTTLDVAFVPVIGIDKDMKRIGHGEGFYDRFFANLKHKPLVVFVQSITALSEKKITQEYDMSANFYLSPYRKYFKRDLKNDSINRIYRRFNRCGTWVFSR
- the ftsY gene encoding signal recognition particle-docking protein FtsY; protein product: MLNFFKKSLAKTLENITKTKANNKISKDLLEEILLEADVSYDIVEEIIYYLPPSEEVKKDDLKRVMGAYFLYEKPEFSTQKPFVELILGVNGAGKTTSIAKLANLYKKQNQKVILGACDTFRAGAIEQLRLWAEKINVEIVLSNQGHDPSAVAFDTISKAKARDFDRVILDTAGRLQNQKNLANELEKIVRICSKAMDGAPHKKILVLDGTQGNAGILQAKAFNELVKLDGVIITKLDGTAKGGALFSIARELELPIFYVGVGEKMDDLYEFDANAYLDTLLEPMFE